In a genomic window of Lathamus discolor isolate bLatDis1 chromosome 4, bLatDis1.hap1, whole genome shotgun sequence:
- the GSTK1 gene encoding glutathione S-transferase kappa 1 isoform X2, which yields MGRTVVELFYDVVSPYSWLAFEVLCRYQHIWNIDLRFRPAFLGGIMQATGNKPPAMLPKRAEYLVKDIKRMAKYYQVPVHISGDDFKRVLGTGTLGAMRFITAIDTTQPQYVESLSREFWLRFWSQVARQAGLSSELAQKTLEMISSPAVKNRLKETTEEAIKYGAFGMPAVVAHFNGEPHLFFGSDRLELLGSVIGEKWLGPVPSPKM from the exons ATGGGGCGGACGGTGGTGGAGCTGTTTTACGATGTGGTCTCCCCTTACTCCTGGCTGGCGTTTGAG GTGCTCTGCCGGTACCAGCACATCTGGAACATTGATCTGCGCTTTCGTCCAGCTTTCCTTGGGGGCATAATGCAAGCAACTG GTAACAAGCCCCCAGCAATGTTGCCAAAGCGTGCAGAATACCTGGTGAAGGACATAAAAAGGATGGCAAAATACTACCAAGTGCCTGTACACATTTCAGGAGATGACTTCAAACGTGTCCTTGGTACAG GCACTCTTGGAGCCATGCGCTTTATCACAGCCATTGATACGACACAACCACAATATGTGGAATCCTTATCTAGGGAGTTCTGGCTACGTTTTTGGTCACAG GTTGCCAGACAGGCTGGGCTATCTTCAGAACTTGCCCAGAAAACACTTGAAATGATTTCATCCCCTGCAGTGAAGAATCGACTGAAAGAGACAACAGAGGAAGCAATAAAATATGGG GCATTTGGGATGCCTGCTGTTGTGGCACATTTTAATGGGGAACCTCATCTCTTTTTTGGCTCTGATCGTTTAGAGCTGCTAGGCAGCGTTATAG GTGAAAAATGGCTGGGACCAGTTCCAAGCCCAAAGATGTGA
- the GSTK1 gene encoding glutathione S-transferase kappa 1 isoform X1, with the protein MGRTVVELFYDVVSPYSWLAFEVLCRYQHIWNIDLRFRPAFLGGIMQATGNKPPAMLPKRAEYLVKDIKRMAKYYQVPVHISGDDFKRVLGTGTLGAMRFITAIDTTQPQYVESLSREFWLRFWSQHEDVSQPANILAVARQAGLSSELAQKTLEMISSPAVKNRLKETTEEAIKYGAFGMPAVVAHFNGEPHLFFGSDRLELLGSVIGEKWLGPVPSPKM; encoded by the exons ATGGGGCGGACGGTGGTGGAGCTGTTTTACGATGTGGTCTCCCCTTACTCCTGGCTGGCGTTTGAG GTGCTCTGCCGGTACCAGCACATCTGGAACATTGATCTGCGCTTTCGTCCAGCTTTCCTTGGGGGCATAATGCAAGCAACTG GTAACAAGCCCCCAGCAATGTTGCCAAAGCGTGCAGAATACCTGGTGAAGGACATAAAAAGGATGGCAAAATACTACCAAGTGCCTGTACACATTTCAGGAGATGACTTCAAACGTGTCCTTGGTACAG GCACTCTTGGAGCCATGCGCTTTATCACAGCCATTGATACGACACAACCACAATATGTGGAATCCTTATCTAGGGAGTTCTGGCTACGTTTTTGGTCACAG CATGAAGATGTCAGTCAGCCAGCAAATATATTGGCT GTTGCCAGACAGGCTGGGCTATCTTCAGAACTTGCCCAGAAAACACTTGAAATGATTTCATCCCCTGCAGTGAAGAATCGACTGAAAGAGACAACAGAGGAAGCAATAAAATATGGG GCATTTGGGATGCCTGCTGTTGTGGCACATTTTAATGGGGAACCTCATCTCTTTTTTGGCTCTGATCGTTTAGAGCTGCTAGGCAGCGTTATAG GTGAAAAATGGCTGGGACCAGTTCCAAGCCCAAAGATGTGA